ATTTATTTGATTTTTTTACAAGTATGAATTTGAATGAAGTAGAAGATTTTATAGAAAAATATGCAAAAAGTGAAGAAGACGAAATGCTTTATCATAAAATATTTGAAAGATGTCTTCAAATAAGACAGAAACAAATAATTGAAGATGAAAAGAAACATGGAGTAAGGTATTAATTATGGATTCTACAAAAATATTTACGATTTTTGCTGGAGTTAATGGAGCTGGAAAATCAACATTATTTAGATATATTAATAAAAACGAGTATGGAATTAGAATCAATACAGATGAAATTGTAGGTAAAAATTGGCAAAATTCAGAATTACAATTAAAAGCAGGAAGAGAAGCAATAAGAATTAGAGAAAAAGCTTTTAATGAAAATAAATCATTAAATCAAGAAACAACTCTTACAGGAAACGGAATATTAAGAGCTATAGATAAAGCTAAAGAACTAGGATATAAGATTAATGTCTTTTATGTTGGAGTTAAAAGCCCTGAAATAGCTAAAGAAAGAGTAAAAGAAAGGGTATTAAATGGGGGACATGGAATCCCTGAAAATACTATTGAAAAAAGATATTACGAATCTTTAGAAAATTTAAATAAAATTAAAAATAAATGTAATGAATTAATAATATATGATAACTCAAAAAATTTTGAAAAAATTATTAAAATTAAAGAAACTAATATACAAATTATTGCTGAAAATATTCCAAAATGGGTTAAAGAAAGTTTAGATTTAGAAATTAAAGAACAAAAGAAAGAACGAAATCCATGGAGCAAAGTTCCAAAAGAAAAGGATCAAGAAAAAAAGGTTAAAGACCAAGATAAAAAAAATCCATGGAGTAAGAAAAAAAATAATGATCGTGGAATGGAAAGATAAAAAAGTAATACCATTGGTATTACTTTTTTTCATTTATTACATTGTCTACATAATTAATAATTTTTCGTAAAGTTTCAAGTGTACCTTCATGGTTTACGAAAATTTTAGAAACAGTATTTCTATTGACAATAACGTAGAGTTCTTTTTTTAAAATATTATGTCGCTTCATTTTAGCTTCTATTTCATATATTAAATCATCTAATTTATTTTCTTTGTCCATTAAATCACACCACCTTTATTATATAATAAAGTATAACATAAAAGGCATTAAAGTAATACTAAAAGTATTACGATACATAGTTATGTATGTATCTATACATAAAAAAATATGTTGACACTTGAATAATTTAATAGTATACTGTATATATATAAAAAAGTAATACTAAAAGTATTACTTTTAAAATAAAAAAAAGGCTTAAAAATAAGCCTTTCTTTTCAGAAGTATGATAACTTCCAAACCCTAAAGAAAGTATATCATATTTCTCTGAAAAAATCTATATCGGAGGTAAAAATATGAATGTAAAAGAAATTAATGGAAAATTTGAATGTTATTTTAAGGAATTGGATTTAAGGTATATTGTTGATAGTATGGAGAACGCATTAACAATAGCTTTTGCTTTAGGAATGAGTAAAAATGCAATATTGGAGGGGAAATAGTTATGATAAAATTGACTATAGATCAACAAAAAAAATTATTAGAAATGTTATTAGATGATGAAAATTTTTCAACAATAAGAAAAGAGTTAAATGTTGGAGAAAGATATAATCTGAAATCTTTGTGTGAATATTATGGAGGGAAATTATATAAGGCATACAAACTTCATAGAAATAACTATAGAGAAGAAAAAAATATAGATGATAACAAACTAACGATTATAGAGAATACTTCATCAGAGTTTTTATCAAAAGAAGATTTTTTTAAAAGTATGTCAATTTTATCTTCACAAATAAAAAGTATAAATATTGGAAATAATTTATTAGAAGAACAAAATCAAAAAGAGGATAAAATAGAAAATAATGTAATAAGTGAGATTATTTTAAATACTCTTCCCAAAGTTCTTCCTGATCGTTTACAAGGAGAAAATTATAGAGTAAAACAAACATCTGTAAAAGTAGTTGAAAATGTTTATAATGAATTTACAGAATATTGCAAAGGGAAAAAAGGGTTTTCAACAATAGAATTACATTCTTTAGCTCTTCTTGAATTTTTAGAAAAATATAGAGCTTAATAAAGGG
This Cetobacterium sp. ZOR0034 DNA region includes the following protein-coding sequences:
- a CDS encoding zeta toxin family protein produces the protein MDSTKIFTIFAGVNGAGKSTLFRYINKNEYGIRINTDEIVGKNWQNSELQLKAGREAIRIREKAFNENKSLNQETTLTGNGILRAIDKAKELGYKINVFYVGVKSPEIAKERVKERVLNGGHGIPENTIEKRYYESLENLNKIKNKCNELIIYDNSKNFEKIIKIKETNIQIIAENIPKWVKESLDLEIKEQKKERNPWSKVPKEKDQEKKVKDQDKKNPWSKKKNNDRGMER